The DNA region AAGCTAGTGGAGATTCCGTTTTATGTAATCCAAAAGGAACTGTAGTTATTCAAAATCTATCCGAAATTAACAACAGTTCATTTGCATCCATGGTTTGGGATTTTGGTGATGGGCAAAAAAGGACAATTACAAGTCTTAATACAGATACAATTCAACATTATTATTCCTATACAGGTAGCGATAGCTATGTAACCTATTCTATCAATTTAAGAATTACAGACAATGCAGGTTGTACATCTAATCTTACTAAAACCGGACAATTTAAATTGTATAATCCCAAACTAAATATTTCAACCTCAATTCCCATCTATTGCCAAACCAAAACTGTTCAAATTTATAATAATTCCAATATTGCGGATCTCTTAAATGATAACTACCAATGGCAAATTAATAATCAAGAGTTCAATACAGCGAACACACAGGCATTAAATTTTACAAAACCAGATGAAATTTATCCTGAAAATTTTAATGTCAAAATTAGTGCACAATATGGTCCAAATGGAAAATGCAATATAGATACGACCTTCAAAGATTTAATTAAGTTCATTAAGCCAATTGCTCAATTTCATATTATTGATTCTAATTTAATAGCCACTTGTCCACCATATACATTACATATTAAAAATGAATCGTCTGGATATGACAATTTAAAATGGACGTTTAGCGACAGTATATATAATACAAGTTTAAATGATACTATAACTTATTATGTAGAAAGACCAGATTACTATTCGATCCAATTACAGACTAATGGTTATGATAATTGTATAGATACTTCAAGTTTTTCATTTATGTCATTAGGTCCAAAAGCAACATTGTCTAATACTATTTATAAGGCTTGTACACCATTAACGACTTTGTTAAAAGTTAATAGCGTAGATTCTATTCAAAATTATCTATGGGCATTTGGAGATACTACAACATTAACAAGTGATTCCATTTTTCAAACGGAGCACACATACAATAATCCAGGAAGTTACGACCCAAGAGTCGTAATTATAGGTACAGAAGCGACTGGACATTGTTTTAATAACCTAAGTTTGTCTAATTCAATTGTAGTAGATCCGAAGATTAATTTAAAATATCTTAACAACTACACTTATTGCATGGGAGATTCATCCACTAGTCCACTAAAATTACAAGTATACACTAGTATTGGAAAGGAATTTTATTGGTCAACTTCCCCAGATGATATTGAGACGATAAAATCAGATAGAAGTTCTTCAACAATTTACGTTACTCCATCTCATCCAACTGATTATTTCTTATATGCCAAAAGTGAGAATACATGCGCTGATGAATCTGCAACTGTTCATGTCGAAACACATGAATCGCCAGTAGTTAGTTTTCCCAAAAATGAAATGACCGTTGCAGCAGGAGAGCAATTTTATACGAATCCTACTATCATTTCAAATATTGGAAGTCTTACATATAATTGGTCTCCTACGACGCAAGTAAGTAATGCTTTAGTCGAAAATCCTAGCATAATTGGAGATAATAATATTACCTATACGCTTTCTGCAAAAAATAGCTATGGTTGTGCTGCGAGTGACTCCATTGATGTAAATGTCCTTTGTAGTACGTCTAAATCATTTATCCCAAGCGCATTTACGCCAAACAATGATGGTCGAAATGATAAATTTTACGTGAGGGGGTATGGAATTAAAAGTATTCGACATTTTTACATAGCCGACCGTTGGGGCAAAATTTTATTTGAAAAAAACAATGTACAGTCAAATGATTATAGTCAAGGTTGGGATGGCCGATCAAGTGGAGATTTAGCTCCGGCAGGAACTTATGTATATTATGCTCAATTGGAATGTACAGAAGGTAATATATATACACTAAAAGGGACTGTAGTCTTAATACGTTAGTTTTTTTGTGAATTTGTAAATACAATAAAGAGTTCTCAATGTAAAGTTGAGAACTTTTTTCTATAAAACGAAAAGACCCGCGGTAGAAACCACAGGCCGTCTTCGATTGCTTGCCATATGAAAAAAGTTATAATATATTCTGTCTTTCTGATTACAAAAATAAATGATATTTTCTTTGCCGTTGTGTTAACTTATTATAAATTAACAAACTTCTAATCAAATATATTTAAAAATATCTAATCTGAAACAAAGTTAAACAAAAAAACAATTCACTTGTATTTTTTTGATTTAATTCAAAAAATAATATATTTTCATTAAAATGATATATATGTTATTTATTGTTATATGTTTCTATTGCTTTTTCTAAACATTTAACGGCTTGTTCTATTTCTTCTACTTTCAATACGTATGCCAATCTTACTTCTTGCATACCTAAACCTTTGGTACCGTAAAATCCTGAACCAGGAGCGAGCATCACAGTTTGATTTTCATAAGAAAAATGTTCTAATATCCATTGACAAAAATCATCTGTATTATCTACTGGTAATTTTGCCATAGCATAAAATGCACCACCTGGATTAGGACATACAACACCAGGTATTTTATTCAAACCCTCAATTAATGTATCTCTTCTTTTTAAATATTCAGCTTTGGTTGCTTCGAAATAATCAGCTGGCAAATCGACCGCGGCCTCACCCAAAACTTGCTCTAATGTTGGTGGTGCTAATCTCGCTTGCGCAAATTTCAATACGGCATTTACTAATTCTTTATTTCGAGTAACAAATGCACCAATCCTAGCTCCACATGCACTATAACGTTTACTTATCGTATCCATTACGATCACATTATCCTCCACTCCTTCTAATTGCAAAGCACTATAATGTTTACCTGTGTAGCAAAATTCCCTATAAGCCTCGTCCGAAAACAGATACAATTGATGTTTTTTGACAATCCTTGCCAAAATTTCCATTTCCTCTTTGCTGTACAAATAGCCCGTTGGATTATTTGGGTTGCAGATGATGATAGCTTTTGTTTTGTCCGTAATAGCGTTTTCGAAGGATGCCACTGGTGGTAATGCAAAACCATCTTCAATATTCGCTGTAATCGGTACTATATTTACTCCTGCTTCTGTAGCAAAACCATTATAGTTTGCATAAAATGGTTCTGGAATAATTACTTCATCTCCAGGATTTAAGCAAGCTAAAAAACCAAATAATAAAGCTTCAGAGCCGCCTGTAGTAATTAAGATATCCGTATAATCAACATAGATTTCATCTCTTTTATAGTATTCGACTAATTTTCTACGATAAGATTCTATTCCTGCACTATGACTATATTCCAAAACCTTAATATCTGCATTTCTTACTGCGTCCATAGCCGCTTTAGGCGTTTCTATATCTGGTTGACCGATATTCAAATGATATACTTTTACACCTTTTTTCTTTGCTATTTCTGCAAATGGAACCAACTTTCTAATTGGAGATGCAGGCATAGCTTGTGCTCTTTCGCTAATTGTTAATGTTGCCATATTTCTTAAAAT from Rhizosphaericola mali includes:
- a CDS encoding pyridoxal phosphate-dependent aminotransferase, with the protein product MATLTISERAQAMPASPIRKLVPFAEIAKKKGVKVYHLNIGQPDIETPKAAMDAVRNADIKVLEYSHSAGIESYRRKLVEYYKRDEIYVDYTDILITTGGSEALLFGFLACLNPGDEVIIPEPFYANYNGFATEAGVNIVPITANIEDGFALPPVASFENAITDKTKAIIICNPNNPTGYLYSKEEMEILARIVKKHQLYLFSDEAYREFCYTGKHYSALQLEGVEDNVIVMDTISKRYSACGARIGAFVTRNKELVNAVLKFAQARLAPPTLEQVLGEAAVDLPADYFEATKAEYLKRRDTLIEGLNKIPGVVCPNPGGAFYAMAKLPVDNTDDFCQWILEHFSYENQTVMLAPGSGFYGTKGLGMQEVRLAYVLKVEEIEQAVKCLEKAIETYNNK